The Ignavibacteriales bacterium genome has a segment encoding these proteins:
- a CDS encoding response regulator: protein MIESTLELLDRINELYEYARRGDEFLPDEICNFLTKQFDLNAVVLFNLNEVSSFEVIGKSHNVKGAHLKGSLFKCETCSLIIPQSKPSLNFDTKCTIQISENMLFEACLLLDLSANSKMMVKIAWKSATSQNEIDTIEKILRLISSVLIIWKERQNGSRNHHDSLSKIVAETSNELKSGSNSIIGFTSILANQNLTSSQIEYISSIKKNAQNVLLNINDLSELSKIELKSITKNLKKVELRSYINEIINIFQSRIGDRDIKFVVSLDNKLGNPISLDDQKLRYVISTLLFVSTTLTLHGEIVINVSVTSDGKIQFLIYDSGKAFSSEVIENIFEPFVLSKVEDFKNSSITGLSFTLVKKYIEYLGGEISASSTAGKGNSFTFTISGEMMSNLENSIAQLPKPTSKNRVLVIEDDYATSKLLNNYLTKWGYDPIIVSTEEQAFNLINNEQLLAIILDIELPNLNGLELLKKIHEHHNVKNTPVIVCSVEPEQQKAFMMGAVEYFIKPINYNYLVEVLTNYRLRKNSKILCVDDDLPTLNLVKQAIESVGFIAVAENISANVMDSIKDQDIDLAIVDLDMPYPNGFELIKMIKSEKKFANLPIIIYTGKENYKEDLFKIEGLFEELLDKRSTNIEDLADTISAMINRYETPPPQEEVMAKDNVIKILLAEDYKHSQIIVTRLLKKNSFENIVVVENGEDAVRMAREEKFDLILMDMQMPVMNGFEATEKIRELLEYRDVPIIALTAFAMKGDREKCLEVGATDYIPKPIDSKEFIEKVKYYTQTLA from the coding sequence TTGATTGAAAGTACTCTTGAACTTTTAGATAGAATAAATGAATTGTATGAATACGCTAGGCGCGGAGATGAATTTTTACCCGATGAGATTTGTAATTTCCTAACAAAGCAATTTGATTTGAATGCGGTAGTTCTCTTTAATCTTAATGAAGTAAGTTCATTTGAGGTAATTGGAAAGTCTCATAATGTAAAAGGTGCACACCTTAAGGGTTCCCTCTTCAAATGTGAAACTTGTAGTCTTATAATCCCGCAAAGCAAACCCTCACTGAATTTTGATACAAAATGCACAATTCAAATTTCTGAAAACATGCTTTTTGAAGCCTGCCTTTTGCTTGATCTATCGGCAAATTCAAAAATGATGGTAAAAATTGCATGGAAATCGGCAACTTCGCAAAACGAAATCGACACGATTGAAAAAATATTACGTTTAATTTCTTCCGTCTTAATAATCTGGAAAGAAAGACAAAATGGATCCCGGAATCATCATGATTCTCTTTCAAAAATTGTAGCTGAGACATCAAATGAACTCAAATCCGGCTCCAATTCCATTATAGGATTTACTTCGATCCTCGCGAACCAAAATTTAACTTCTTCACAAATAGAGTATATCTCAAGTATTAAAAAGAATGCACAAAATGTATTGCTTAATATTAATGATTTGAGCGAACTCTCGAAGATCGAGTTGAAAAGCATTACAAAAAATCTAAAAAAAGTTGAATTAAGGTCTTATATAAATGAAATAATAAATATATTCCAGAGTCGGATCGGTGATAGGGATATAAAATTTGTCGTTTCTCTCGATAATAAACTTGGCAATCCGATTAGTTTAGATGATCAAAAGCTGCGGTATGTTATTAGTACTCTTTTGTTTGTCTCGACGACATTAACATTGCACGGTGAAATTGTTATAAATGTTTCTGTTACAAGTGATGGAAAGATACAGTTTCTGATTTATGATTCTGGTAAAGCTTTTAGCAGCGAAGTAATTGAAAATATTTTTGAACCTTTTGTTCTATCAAAAGTAGAAGATTTTAAGAACTCTTCCATCACCGGACTAAGTTTTACTTTAGTCAAAAAATATATTGAATACTTAGGCGGAGAAATTTCTGCTTCGAGTACTGCTGGAAAAGGTAATTCTTTTACATTCACTATAAGTGGAGAAATGATGTCGAATTTAGAAAATAGTATCGCACAATTACCAAAACCAACTTCTAAAAATCGTGTGCTTGTAATAGAGGATGACTACGCAACTTCTAAGTTGCTCAATAATTATTTGACTAAATGGGGATACGATCCCATAATCGTGAGCACGGAAGAGCAAGCTTTCAATTTGATAAATAACGAACAGTTGCTCGCAATTATTTTAGATATTGAATTGCCGAATCTTAATGGTCTCGAACTGCTTAAGAAAATTCATGAGCATCATAATGTAAAGAATACTCCTGTGATTGTTTGTTCTGTTGAACCGGAACAGCAAAAAGCATTTATGATGGGAGCCGTTGAATATTTTATCAAACCGATAAATTACAATTATCTAGTTGAAGTACTCACAAATTACAGACTCAGAAAAAATTCAAAAATATTATGTGTGGATGATGACCTTCCGACACTAAATTTAGTAAAGCAGGCAATTGAATCCGTTGGTTTCATCGCGGTTGCAGAAAATATTTCTGCTAATGTTATGGATTCAATAAAAGATCAAGACATTGATCTTGCAATTGTTGACCTTGATATGCCTTACCCTAACGGTTTTGAATTGATTAAGATGATTAAGTCGGAGAAAAAGTTTGCCAACCTGCCGATAATTATATATACGGGTAAAGAGAATTACAAGGAAGATCTTTTCAAAATAGAAGGATTGTTCGAAGAACTTTTGGATAAAAGATCAACCAACATTGAGGACCTTGCAGACACAATCAGCGCAATGATTAACCGTTACGAAACTCCCCCGCCTCAAGAAGAAGTAATGGCGAAAGATAATGTAATTAAAATTTTACTTGCCGAAGATTACAAGCACTCGCAGATAATTGTTACAAGACTCTTAAAGAAAAATAGTTTTGAAAACATTGTAGTTGTTGAGAACGGCGAGGACGCTGTAAGAATGGCAAGAGAAGAAAAATTTGATCTTATTCTGATGGATATGCAGATGCCCGTAATGAATGGATTTGAAGCAACTGAAAAGATTAGAGAGTTATTAGAGTATCGCGATGTTCCAATAATTGCGTTAACTGCTTTTGCTATGAAAGGTGACCGAGAAAAATGCCTGGAGGTTGGTGCTACGGATTATATTCCTAAACCAATTGATTCCAAAGAATTTATTGAAAAAGTTAAATATTATACCCAGACTTTAGCATAA
- the gltX gene encoding glutamate--tRNA ligase, translating into MENIRVRFAPSPTGYLHVGGLRTALYNYLFARKNNGKFILRIEDTDRNRFVEGAVENLIDALKWCGLEYDEGPVVGGSYGPYMQSQRLDMYQTYVQELISSGNAYYCFCSPQRLEILKEEQQKQKLPQAKYDKHCLTLSKKDIEDRLANKEPFVIRLNVEPNHKIIFDDIVRGKVEFESNHVDDQVLIKSDGYPTYHLANVIDDHLMQISHVIRGEEWLSSTPKHVLLYDAFKWERPIFAHLPLLLNPDRSKLSKRQGDVAVEDYRKKGFLNEALVNFVALLGWNAGDDQEFYYMADLIEKFTLERVNKAGAVFDLEKLNWLNAEHLRKKSNEELLILLKQEINNSQFSTFNYTDSFLVSVIVAMKERVSFVKEYLAKSPYFFEPPKEFEETAVQKNWKQETPAQLKRLLDEFSTLVNPVKEDFENALQKVSEELNVGKGKLIHPLRLAVSGMSTGPGVFDIVVILGKDETIMRIHKALERIKID; encoded by the coding sequence TTGGAAAATATTCGTGTTCGCTTCGCTCCAAGTCCTACAGGTTATCTTCATGTCGGCGGATTACGTACAGCTTTATACAACTATCTTTTTGCCCGTAAAAATAATGGTAAGTTTATTCTAAGAATCGAAGATACAGATCGAAACCGTTTTGTTGAAGGAGCAGTTGAAAATTTGATTGATGCTCTTAAATGGTGTGGGCTTGAATATGATGAAGGTCCGGTTGTCGGCGGGTCTTACGGTCCTTACATGCAATCGCAGAGACTTGATATGTACCAAACATATGTTCAAGAACTGATATCGAGTGGGAATGCTTATTATTGTTTTTGTTCTCCCCAAAGACTCGAGATTCTAAAAGAAGAACAACAGAAACAAAAACTGCCCCAGGCAAAATATGATAAACACTGTCTTACTCTAAGTAAAAAGGATATTGAAGATAGACTCGCAAATAAAGAGCCCTTTGTAATTAGACTAAATGTAGAACCGAATCATAAAATAATTTTTGATGATATAGTCCGCGGGAAGGTCGAATTTGAAAGCAATCATGTTGACGACCAGGTTTTAATTAAGAGCGATGGATATCCAACATACCATCTTGCCAATGTAATTGATGATCACTTAATGCAGATTAGTCATGTTATAAGAGGCGAAGAATGGCTTTCCTCCACACCTAAACATGTTTTGCTTTATGATGCATTTAAGTGGGAACGACCTATATTCGCACATCTTCCGCTATTGTTAAATCCGGACCGTTCAAAACTGAGTAAGAGACAAGGCGATGTAGCAGTTGAAGATTACCGTAAAAAAGGATTTCTAAATGAAGCGCTCGTTAATTTTGTAGCATTACTCGGATGGAATGCCGGCGATGACCAAGAATTTTATTATATGGCAGATTTAATAGAAAAATTTACGCTCGAAAGAGTCAACAAAGCTGGCGCAGTCTTCGATCTCGAAAAATTAAATTGGCTAAATGCTGAACATCTTCGTAAAAAATCTAATGAAGAACTTCTTATTTTACTAAAGCAAGAAATTAACAATTCTCAATTCTCAACTTTCAATTACACAGATTCTTTCTTGGTTTCGGTCATTGTTGCAATGAAAGAACGGGTTTCATTTGTTAAGGAATATCTTGCCAAATCGCCCTACTTCTTTGAACCGCCAAAAGAATTCGAAGAAACTGCCGTTCAAAAAAACTGGAAGCAAGAAACGCCTGCTCAACTTAAAAGGCTATTAGATGAGTTCAGTACGCTTGTCAATCCAGTTAAAGAAGATTTTGAAAACGCGCTTCAGAAAGTTTCTGAAGAGTTAAATGTTGGTAAAGGAAAATTAATTCATCCTCTGCGTCTGGCTGTGTCTGGAATGAGTACCGGTCCCGGTGTATTTGATATTGTTGTTATTCTTGGAAAAGATGAAACAATCATGAGGATTCACAAAGCATTGGAGAGAATTAAAATAGACTAA
- a CDS encoding PAS domain S-box protein: MLNKSLGNITSANVKEIINSDIELNPETIEELDTIAQLISDLQLTRDALRESEEKYRLLFSNVPLGILHFDSFGKITTCNDNFISIVDLAKDKIIGEQLIDVIDSHLVTAIENALAGTVGHYEGDIVSKISGKITPVRVNFAPIILEGGVINGGVGLFEDITERKQIERIFFHDIINTAGNLNNFIELIDPESIKNPETKQYLEIVASISNRIVDEIRTHKHLLTSDKSQTKLRITEIGSLDFFESICNYFNRADLLSSKTISIFPESENVYFESDETVLGRVLNNMLKNAIEASNENDTINLYCGLKNGMVTFSIHNSTHIPQNIQLHLFNRSVSTKGAGRGLGLYSMKYLTETYLKGTIAFNSSEAEGTTFTASYPLKIKNDS; the protein is encoded by the coding sequence ATGCTTAATAAATCATTAGGGAATATAACTTCTGCTAATGTCAAAGAAATTATTAATTCGGATATTGAACTGAATCCTGAAACTATTGAAGAACTTGACACAATAGCTCAACTTATATCTGACTTACAATTAACACGAGATGCTTTACGCGAAAGTGAAGAGAAATACAGATTATTATTTTCAAATGTTCCGCTTGGTATCTTACATTTTGATTCATTCGGAAAGATCACAACATGCAATGATAATTTCATTTCAATTGTTGATTTAGCTAAGGATAAGATAATTGGTGAGCAATTAATTGATGTAATTGATAGCCATCTTGTTACCGCAATTGAAAATGCTCTTGCAGGAACTGTTGGACATTATGAGGGCGATATTGTCTCAAAAATTTCCGGAAAAATAACTCCTGTACGCGTAAATTTTGCACCGATTATTTTAGAAGGCGGAGTTATAAACGGTGGAGTGGGCTTATTTGAAGATATTACGGAACGTAAGCAGATTGAAAGAATATTTTTTCACGATATTATAAACACCGCCGGTAATCTTAACAATTTTATTGAACTGATTGACCCGGAAAGCATTAAGAATCCGGAGACAAAACAATATTTAGAGATAGTAGCCAGTATTTCAAACCGGATTGTTGATGAGATACGGACTCATAAACACTTACTTACATCTGATAAAAGCCAAACCAAACTAAGAATCACTGAGATCGGATCTTTAGATTTTTTCGAATCCATCTGCAATTATTTTAACCGTGCTGATTTATTAAGTTCAAAAACAATAAGCATTTTTCCGGAAAGTGAAAATGTTTATTTTGAAAGCGATGAAACGGTTCTCGGAAGAGTTCTAAATAATATGTTAAAGAATGCTATCGAAGCCTCGAATGAAAATGATACGATTAATCTTTACTGCGGTTTGAAGAATGGTATGGTAACATTCAGTATTCATAACTCCACACATATCCCGCAAAATATTCAATTGCATCTATTTAACCGTTCAGTATCAACAAAAGGAGCCGGACGTGGGTTGGGGCTATACAGCATGAAATATTTAACCGAAACGTATTTGAAAGGTACAATCGCTTTTAACTCTTCAGAAGCAGAAGGCACTACATTTACTGCAAGTTATCCATTAAAAATTAAGAATGATTCTTAG
- a CDS encoding glutamine--tRNA ligase/YqeY domain fusion protein: MDNSDNMSDNKIEPVKSKNFIYEIIDEDLKSNKWGGNVHTRFPPEPNGYLHIGHAKSICLNYGIARDYNGKFNLRFDDTNPEKEEQEYVDSIIEDVKWLGGNFEDRILFASDYFEQMYKWAVELIKKGKAYVDDLNADEIRSSRGNLTEPGKESPYRNRSIEENLDLFEKMRKGEFPNGSKTLRAKIDMSSPNFNMRDPIMYRIVHDEHHRQGNKWCIYPTYDWAHGLEDSIEGITHSICTLEFENHRPLYDWFLNELGIHHPQQIEFARLNLSYTVMSKRKLLQLVKEKYVDDWDDPRMPTVSGFRRRGYTPESIRNFAEIVGVAKRDALTDIALLEYAIRDDLNKHAQRAMAVLRPLKVVITNYVGDEDLEGINNPEDQSMGTRKIPFTNEIYIEQTDFMENPPKGFHRLIPGGEVRLRYAYIIKCEEVIKNDKGEIVELRCTYDVETRSGTGTSKKKVKGTIHWISAKHAVKAEIRLYDRLFTVEAPDADKEKGFLEFLNPNSLEILQDAFIEPFLKESKPGSRIQFERHGYFCVDTKFTTNEKLVFNRTVTLKDSWTKSN; this comes from the coding sequence ATGGACAATTCTGATAACATGAGTGACAATAAAATTGAACCCGTAAAATCCAAAAATTTTATTTACGAGATTATTGATGAAGATTTGAAATCTAATAAGTGGGGCGGGAATGTACACACTCGTTTTCCACCGGAACCGAACGGTTATCTTCATATCGGTCATGCTAAATCGATCTGCTTGAATTACGGAATTGCACGTGATTACAACGGTAAATTCAATCTTAGATTTGATGACACAAACCCGGAAAAAGAAGAACAGGAATATGTTGACTCAATTATAGAAGATGTAAAATGGCTTGGCGGTAATTTTGAAGATAGAATTCTTTTCGCATCCGATTATTTTGAGCAGATGTATAAATGGGCAGTTGAATTAATCAAGAAAGGGAAGGCGTATGTTGATGATCTTAATGCGGATGAAATTCGCTCTTCAAGAGGAAATTTGACAGAACCTGGTAAAGAGTCTCCTTACCGGAATAGAAGCATTGAAGAGAATCTTGATCTCTTTGAAAAGATGCGTAAAGGGGAATTTCCTAACGGTTCTAAAACGTTACGTGCAAAAATTGATATGTCTTCACCAAACTTCAATATGCGCGATCCAATCATGTACCGCATTGTTCATGATGAACATCATCGCCAGGGGAACAAATGGTGTATTTATCCGACATATGATTGGGCGCATGGTCTCGAAGATTCGATCGAAGGAATAACCCACTCTATATGTACACTGGAATTTGAAAACCATAGACCGCTTTACGATTGGTTTCTGAATGAACTTGGAATTCATCATCCTCAACAGATTGAGTTCGCACGGCTCAATCTAAGCTATACAGTTATGAGTAAAAGAAAACTTTTACAGTTGGTCAAAGAAAAATATGTTGACGACTGGGACGATCCGCGAATGCCTACAGTAAGCGGTTTCAGACGAAGAGGTTATACTCCCGAATCAATCAGAAATTTTGCAGAGATAGTAGGAGTCGCCAAGCGGGATGCGCTTACAGACATTGCTCTTCTTGAATACGCGATAAGGGATGATTTGAATAAACACGCTCAACGCGCAATGGCTGTTCTACGACCACTAAAAGTGGTTATCACAAATTACGTTGGGGATGAAGATCTTGAAGGGATTAATAATCCGGAAGATCAGTCAATGGGAACGCGAAAGATTCCTTTCACTAATGAAATTTATATTGAGCAGACAGACTTTATGGAAAATCCGCCTAAAGGTTTTCATCGTTTAATACCGGGCGGTGAAGTTCGTTTACGTTACGCTTACATTATTAAATGCGAAGAGGTTATTAAGAATGATAAAGGTGAAATTGTTGAACTTCGCTGTACTTATGATGTAGAAACGAGAAGCGGAACCGGAACCAGTAAAAAGAAAGTGAAGGGAACAATTCATTGGATTTCCGCAAAGCACGCAGTTAAAGCAGAAATTCGTTTATATGATCGCCTTTTTACTGTTGAAGCCCCGGACGCTGATAAAGAAAAAGGGTTTCTAGAATTTCTTAATCCAAACTCATTGGAAATTTTGCAGGATGCGTTTATTGAACCGTTTTTAAAAGAATCAAAACCCGGAAGCAGAATTCAATTTGAACGTCATGGATATTTTTGCGTTGATACAAAATTCACTACAAATGAAAAACTGGTATTTAACAGAACAGTTACATTGAAAGATAGCTGGACTAAATCGAATTAA